The genome window GAGAACTGGCCGTGCGAATGGGAGAATCGGCCCGGATGCGTTATGAAACCTTGTTTACTGGACGCTTGATGGGGGAACGCTATGCCCGGGTCTATGGAAGGCTGGCAGGCGGATGAGCCGTTTTTTGGTGACCGGCGCGGCTGGATTTATTGGACGCCATCTGTGCAACTACCTGCGCAACCGGAAGCATGAGGTTTGGGCGTTGACACGCCGGCCTGAAGAGGGGCCTTGGGACCAGGCGTTCTGCTGTGATCTTGGAAGCGCCCCCCTTCCCGATGGATTGATGGACGGGGTGGATGGGATTTTCCATCTTGCCAATATAGCGCACACCAATTTAACGGGCAAGGAGGCGGAATGCTATTGGTCAGTCAATGTGGCCGGTACCGAGGCCTTGTTGATGGCGGCGGCCAATGCCAATGTGGCTCGATTCGTCTATTTCAGCAGTGTCAAGGCCGTGGCCGATCCGGGCGGGGAGTGTGTGGATGAAACCTGGGAGCCCGTCCCGAAAGACCTCTATGGGTATTCCAAGCGGATGGCGGAACAACGGGTGTTGGCGGCGGGTGTAAAAACGGGGATGCATGTCTGCAATCTGCGTCCGGCGTTGGTCTATGGGCCGGGGGTTAAGGGCAATCTGTTTCGTATGCTCCAGGCGGTGAAACGCGGCCGCTTTCCCCCTTTGCCTGATTTCGGCAACCGGCGTTCGATGGTGTCGCTGGACGATCTGATTACAGCGGCAGGGCTGGCCATGGAGAACCCGAAAGCGAATGGCCGCACCTATATTGTTGAGGACGGGCAAGGATATTCAACCCGGATGCTCTATGAGGCGATGTGCAAGGAGTTTGGAGTTCCGGTTTCCCGTTGGCATATCCCGGAACACGTATTGTGTATGGGCGCGGTGATTGGGGATTGGATAGGGAAATTATTCAAGTGCAACATGCCCCTGAATTCCGCTGTGTTGTCCCGACTGATGAGTTCGGCCTGCTACCGGTCAGACCGTATTCGGAATGAGCTGGGGTGGCTCTCGCAAAATACTTTTTTTGACGGATTGCCGGATATGGTTGATAGGGTGGAAGATTCTTCTGATTCATGAAGCGTTTCTCTCTATTGGCTGTACCTTGATCTATTGGAATTTCCTAAACCATCCGTAAAATTCATTTTGTTAGATGCCCTTTAATTTAAAAGGGCGATATCAAGAGTTTGGGGGGAGGGGTATGTGGGAATGGGGTTGGCTACTTGGAACTTCACTAGTATCCATGGTTGGAACCAGGACTATTTTGTATTATGCGCCCACCTTAGGACTGGTGCACGCCCCCAGTGGTAGGGATTCCCATGAAGGGTTGATACCCAGTGGTGGCGGGATGGGAATGGTTCTGGCCTCAATGATGGCCGGTGGTTTCATGTTTTATTTTCTCACCCCAGACTCTGTTTCGGAAGAAGAGGGGCTCAAACTTATAGCCGTGTTGGGATTAGCGCTGCCCTTGGCGGTTGTTGGGCTGAGGGATGATATCCAGCACCTATCGGCAAAGGTGCGATTGGGGACGCAGGTGGCGGTTGTCGGCGGATTGCTGGCCTTGATGGGTGAACTCCCTGATCTTTTCCTCACTCCGCCCTTTTCCTTAGTTGGGGAGGGAGTCCGAGTTGGTGGCTGGGTCTTACTCGGGCTTTTGTGGTTTGCAGGCGTGTGGTGGGTCAATCTGTTTAACTTCATGGATGGCATTGACGGCATTGCCAGCGTACAGGCTATTTTCATGTTGGTGGTGGGCGCTGGGCTATCCGTTGGTTTTTTTCCTGAAGTGCTGCACAATTCAGTGTGTCTGCTCATGCTAGGCATCGTAGCTGCAACGGTAGGATTTCTGCTGTTCAATTGGCCTCCCGCCAAGATTTTTATGGGGGATTGTGGCAGCACCTGGCTGGCTTTCATGATTTATGCCTTGGCCTTGCTTTCGATTCAGGCCGGATGGTTGAGTTACGCTGTCTGGTTGGTGTTGGGGGCGGTATTCGTGACGGATGCCACCGTCACGCTGGTAACCCGTATATTATGTGGAGAACGGTGGTACGAGGGACATTGCAGTCATGCATACCAGCGCCTTTCTCGCCGTTGGGATAACGGCAGGCCTAAGTCAGGCCACCGTTCGGTTACACTGCTGGTCATAGCGATCAACCTGCTGTGGCTCGGTCCTTTTGCGTGGGCTTGTCTCAAATGGCAACAGTGGTCCATCGTTTGGCTGGCGTTGGCCTATGTCCCCCTTATAGTTGCGACAGTTTTGCTGGGCGCGGGAAGACCTGACCCTGCCCGGGCTGATTCGAGAACGCATGACCGAACCGGTTGGTGAAGCTGTTACGTCCCTTAAGTATGTTTTGATGATGTTGGCCGATACGGTTCTTTCAGTTTCTGCCACGCTGTTTTCGTTGCGATCTTACCTTATTGGCACAGATGATCGGAGCTGAAGGAAGCTCTCCCCATCGCTGTATTTTTTCTGTCAGCAATACAACGTCTGCTGGGGGATTGTCCTCTTATGAGCAATCTCCCTACGAAATCCCCTTGCTAAGGTACTGTTGACATTTAAGGTAGTGCTCCTATTGGTTCAATGAGTGCAATCTAAATATTGACGAAATG of Nitrospina watsonii contains these proteins:
- a CDS encoding NAD-dependent epimerase/dehydratase family protein — encoded protein: MSRFLVTGAAGFIGRHLCNYLRNRKHEVWALTRRPEEGPWDQAFCCDLGSAPLPDGLMDGVDGIFHLANIAHTNLTGKEAECYWSVNVAGTEALLMAAANANVARFVYFSSVKAVADPGGECVDETWEPVPKDLYGYSKRMAEQRVLAAGVKTGMHVCNLRPALVYGPGVKGNLFRMLQAVKRGRFPPLPDFGNRRSMVSLDDLITAAGLAMENPKANGRTYIVEDGQGYSTRMLYEAMCKEFGVPVSRWHIPEHVLCMGAVIGDWIGKLFKCNMPLNSAVLSRLMSSACYRSDRIRNELGWLSQNTFFDGLPDMVDRVEDSSDS